Below is a window of Drosophila willistoni isolate 14030-0811.24 chromosome XR unlocalized genomic scaffold, UCI_dwil_1.1 Seg144, whole genome shotgun sequence DNA.
GCGGAGCTAGCCAAAAATCTCTGGGGGCAAAATAAAGCGGTGCGGCGGCATGCTGGATGTGTGATGTGAAGTACAGTGAAGTCGAGTGGAGCatagagggagagaaagagagacagaaagagagatggCTATAGAGCAGCACGGCAGCATCATTAGTGCGCTGGAGACCCCATTTTTGCTGGTCGGAAGTGCGTATGAGCAATATTTTAACAATGGCGTTTAAAACAGTTAAAgagcgcacacacacacacacacatagagtcttctttttcttatctgtctgtatatgtgtgtgtgtgtgtgtttttttttatgtgagCGTGTTTGTGAGGCCATTAGGCTCTTAGTTTTCTTCGTACTTTAAAGACTGATTTTAATTTctccctgtgtgtgtgtatatatatatatgtgtacgTATATTCTGTGGCCACAATGGCATCCCTCAAACAAACTGATTTACAGATTTTCGCCCGAAAAGGATATAATtaacacactcactcacacacacccaGACAGAGGCAGagcgatgtatgtatgtgtgatgTGTTGTTTATGTGTGGTAAATGAGTTTTAGATAAGCTTCTCTCTATCCTTGGATTTTGAGTTTCAACATGATTTAGGTCTTCATTTCAAGTGATGAGCATTTCTGATTAACGACAATACCAaaatggtgtgtgtgtgtctgtatggAGAGCAGATAGATAATGAGCATAATGATTAAGAAAATTGGCCTACTAAATCTAAATGAGATAATTACATAAATAATTCTAATGGCCCCCAAAATTTGCCATAGAGAAACAAGGAGAGAGAGACTAAACAAAGGTAGTAGGCAAAAAACTTGGCAATCTTTTTAtgttaatatacatatttagtcTAGGCACTACTTTGAACTGTTTTAATTACATTATCTTCTAGGCAAATacattagtttttttttcgattttaacTTGAACTTAATCATAAGACTTAAAAACTAATCTGCGACTCGGGTTTTTAAGATACTTCATGATGGGTCGCAAGAAAATGTGCAAAGCCTTAgtttttcaaatattaatgCCAGTTCAAAGACACGATTCTTTAAACTGAATAAAGACATTAAGAAATATAAGGTTTTTGGAGAATATTGGAACTATAATATATGGCTGTGGGCCTAATTTTGAAGAGCGGGTTCAACACAAAGACGAAAAAGAATTTTAAGGCCGGTCCAGCCCATCTCAACACAGTAACTTGTTAAAGCGCCCTGGTTACTGATCTAATGTTTATAATCAAACCATGTGGGTAATACATATTAATATAGATTTTATGATATTTTCTAAACTCATGAAATTAAtgagaaattaaaaattcgtATTTATTGCTTcgcattttggttcttttgcACAAGAAATGCCGATAAAATGATTTTCGACAAAAACCCAAAGGCCAAGAATTCCGCTACGAACCGTATACATTCCTTAATTGAACTAATCTATATATGGCTATATAAACTTACCTTGCTGTACTGatcacaaacatacatacacataagCAGCACAAACATTTGCCTTAAATACACATTTTGCATGGTTTTTAAATGTTGATGAATATATTACACAGGCCGaaatgatttttggtgacgTTAACTTGAGAGGTGTTCTTAACTAATTCGGGTACGCTTATTCTGACtgcatactcagtttttgaCCATCACTTCGAGATTATGTAAAATCAGGGGATCTGGGATTGGAAAATAGGCACCAAAAAGTATACTATAGAAAgataaaaaacaatatttctacatttttaagAGATTTTAGAATATCCTGTTCATAAAAAAATCTTATTTGCAATCATTACTTATAAACACCTGAGTAGATGCAAGAGattccaatatttttttttattttttggttcaAATTTTTGCTCACTTTGTGAACCATATCCAGATATTATGCATTATAACAAAGTAACGTCTCttcaatattttgtaaattgctttcaaatcatatctaatatattaaaaggttaaaataataatgtctTAAGTacaataatttgtttatattgtgCTATAAAATATTGCAAGTGAGatcattttatataattccaacgcattttgtttttaaattctgtCGCGATGGACAAGAACTAAGTACAGGGCCGTGATCAGCACCCCCAAATTACTATAAGAAACCTATTGAACTAAAAATACTTTTTCATGACCTCAAAAATGTCGGCCCGTGTTATAGACTTCTTTCCACTTTAGCTTATTGTTAGACATATTTCCTTACATTAAACCTTTTTCATTCATCAaactttttgaatatttattgaatCATATTTCAAGGTTTTAGATACCATTTTGTACTAACTGTAGGTTTAATCTCTGTCATTCCTTGTATTAATACTCAAGATGCATATACAAACTCTTAAGGATTTCAACCCCCACCACCGCCAACTACGAGAGGGTAGGGGTAGGCGTTTACATCATAAGCGTATGCTACCAATGAATATCAAAGCGAAATCTCCTGCGACCAGCACGTGTCTCTAATAAAGAAATTACTTGTGGTCACACCCGTGCAAAAAACGGCAAAATTTTGAACATCTTCTGGTAGACCTTAACTCTAAGAATTTGCGTTATCAGATTGTTTTCCCTGTGAGGTGCATATATCAAAAGATGGGTTCGGCGATTTGACAAGTTATGAAAGAAAATAGGTTGAATTGGGACCGCAGAGAGAAACTCTATACTCGACTGGgattttacaaaataattttcttcgTTATGGTTGGAAAAGCAGAAAATTTAAGGACCATTATATGAAAATGAGATTTTCACGACATTTTTCTCACCAAGCCCCTTAGGAATCCTCGTCCTTTCGACAGGTCTGTGGTAATTGCAAGattaagttttaatttttgtaaaattatatCACAACAGTCGTCGAAAAAATAGTTGGAACATTACCCGATTATATAtctctaattaaaataatgcCATATGAACTCTTAAAAGTTTTCCAAAAtggaattattttttatagctTTAAGCTTTGTAGAAAAGTTTCatttattgtattgtattgcaTATTCACATATTTTTAGCGCATATCCTCGAAGCTTCGGAAAACTTTCATTTATTGTATttcatatttacatatttttaccGCATATCCTCGAAGCTTTGTAAAGCTTTCATTTGTTATACTGCTCCTTGAAAAGCTTTCTAAAGGTTTTTTTCCAACCTATTTCAAAATACTTAtatcaacatttttaaaaataggatttttatgaaatcaCTTAGTAGATTTCACTTTTTTAAAACTTCCCAAGAAGCTTTTCATATACGGTAGAAATTATAAAATCTTAAagcaataagaaaaaagaatttttatattttaattaacatCAATTGTTCAGtttaatagaaaaaaaacttcaCACAGACAAATGTACACTTATCACATTACGTTTGAATGAAAAAGTCTAGTTAGTTTGTTGCACTTGTTCTGTTTGCCAAATCTACATAAAACCTTGAGCAGGttagtataaaaaaaaatgtaataaaaaataattcatgAAATGTCTTGGAATCGGGTGGAGTGGAAAGTAAAAGTAGTTGTGGGGtaggtaaaaaaaaatccatagaaatcaatttaaatgcGACTCTTGGAATTCGATTTGACATCAAATAATTTGCGCACAAAGAACACCTGTAAAAGatagagacagacagagagagagagagggggaaatCATATATTTTGCAAATAATCACATATTTATATACGATCTTACCTGTATAGAGCAAGTGATTAATATGACAACAATTTGGCTAACCGAGAATGTTTGTATATAGGAATTATTATCCAATAGTAAGGCATAATCTCTGGCTTCCCGATGTCTACTATGAGCCTGATAGCCCAACATATCATTTATATTACGCTCTACAGTGCCAATGGTGGCCTAAAGAGGGACACATGGAAATATTTTtgagataaaaaaaaataagattaATCTTGACCATTTTGCTTACCGTAAAGTTTTGCATATTCAGTTGAAGTTGCTCAATTTCCTTGGCATATTTATCCCATGCATCATATTTGACAACGGTTATATAGATATTAACCAATTTGCCGGCAAATCGCGAAAATTGATTGTCAATGCAAACGGAATAATAGCCACCCGGTGACACTTGATCTGTATAATCGGCTGTAGCCTGCCATTGATATGGCTTGACGATTTCGCCAGCTGGATTACGCACAGCAAAGCCAGCCATGCCATCGCCACCACGAACAACCTAAACATATTAGAAATGTGAATTGAGAAGTGATGAGATGAGGCGTAGGAAAGATTGTTGAATGCAATCTTTAACTTACACTGAATGACACATAGAATGTTGCACCCGCTTGGACATACTGATGATAGCAGTCTTCCTTGCCAGCATCGATGTGGACCTGTAATTTGAAGTTGAGTCAAATCAGTGATCCTTTAAGAGATTCTCAATTCACATCTCTTATACCTTGTAGTCCATGGCCACGGCTGGTAAATTCTCATACCATGGTTGTTGGGCCTCTTGGCCGCAACTCGTATCGATTAAATATCCGCATAATATGAAACAAATTGTCAACAATAGATAAATGCTTAATCCATCATCTCTTCTTTGCCACGTCAATCTCATTTTTGTATCTTTTCCGCGGTGTGTCTCAGCCTCACTTTCTCTCTATATTTATATTCGAATTGTGCGTCTCGGTCTCGAACTGTATAGTTCTTACTCTCTCACATCAAATGGCTTAATTTTTAGACAAATATTTAGCCGGGCTCAATATATTGTATTCTATTtgacaaataaacaatttgaatgGTTAAATAAACGATATGTTTGcacaataaacaacaacaataaccaaCCTGTTGCGTGCTGCCAACCCGGGTCGGGCAATCTGAACAAGTTGGCCTTTACAATCACTTTTCTTTGGTAttttgtttggtatttttttgtaaaatttataaaaatgtgACCGgactagcaaaaaaaaaatcggaattcaaaattaatgtatgtatatcctaatcaatttgtaatttttaaaaaaatatattacttGTATATTTcaaaacatatatattattaaaaacaaatgtttctttttggttttttatcaCAAATTATACCGCAACCCTAGTTGGGGCGATAACAAATATAAACATATGTTTTCCGTAACTACTCTCTCCCAAAGAAACGTCCATTATTTTTCAAAGATAATataaattatcattattattattaaattattcgAAAACTGATTtgattagaaaaaaaattatagtgTCAAATTGATTGAAATGTAGATtagaaataattataatatctatatattataaaaatacaattttttattaccaATTTGCTTAAtactaattacttataattaatattatgtATTAAccaatatttatttacatcAAGATATATTCTACAATTTTATTCCTTGAAAATATTGTTGCCTTATTAACTGGTAGACTTCTGTAAATCAAACGATATATAGTTTAGAGAGTATTCCAAGTTCGTTATCCACTACAgatgaaatttattatttttgtttaattaagtGGTTTGCTTGCGGCTTTTTTCGAGCGATAAGTGCGAATTCCTCTccacctatgtatgtatactatATAATTTCCCaccatttatatacatatgcattaTAAATCAAGAGCAATTCGACCTCTACATAGGACGGATAAGGCATACAATTCGTGTGATAAAAAGCCAAGCCCGTTGAGTTAGCTGGATCAGTTTCAGTTGTAATTTTCTACAATATGGTTCATGTGAAGAAGGATATTTTTGCCACATCGGCATTGAATCCGTTTACGAAGAGAACGGAAAATATCACAAGATTTACACTCTCCAATTACTATGGAATGTCCGTGCAGATCATCACACTGGGAGCCACAATAACAAGCATTAAATATCCCGATGTGAATGGTCAAATAGACGATGTATGTCTTGGATTTGATGATCTGGCCGGTTATCAGAGTACGAGAAATCCATATTTTGGAGCCTCTATCGGACGTGTCTGCAATCGTGTGGCCAATGGAAGATTTAGACTGGATGGCAAAGTGATTGAAGTATCAAAGAATCGTGATAATAAATTCCAACTTCATGGCGGATTTGTGGGCTTCGATAAGGCCCATTGGGAGGTGGAGAAAGTGCTTCCAGATGGGGTCATTCTCAAGCATATCAATCCCGATGGACACGAAGGTTATCCAGGCCAAGTGACAGTGCTGGCCACGTTCAGGCTAGGCGAAGACAATTGCCTGACTGTTAGTTTCCAGGCAGAGACGACCAAACCAACGCCCATTAATCTCACCAATCATGCTTATTTCAACTTAGCTGGACATAAATCTGGTGCCAAAGGTCTCTATGAGCATACCGTTGAAATAAATGCCTTTGGCATAACCGAAACCGACACCGATTCCATTCCAACCGGCGAGATAACACCCCTCGAGGGTAGTCCGTATAATTTGCAAGTTGCTGCCAATTTAGGTGATCGCCTTGCCCTGATCCATCCTGCCCTGGGCTTCGATGATAATTATTGTGTTAAGTCTGAACCATCGCAACCGTGGAATTTCGTTGCTCGTGTCTCCCATCCAGCCAAAGGTCGTTGGCTCGAAGTGGTCAGCAATCAGCCGGGTGTGCAATTTTATACATCCAATTTTATGCCCGATGTGGAACGCGGTGAAGTGCCCATTCCGGGCAAGGATAATGCTGCTTATGCCAAACATGGTGCCTTTTGTTTAGAAACTCAAAAGTATCCCGATTCCGTGAATCATTCCAATTTTCCCACTACCATTGTACGACCTGGTGAGCAATATAATCATGAGATCATTTACAAGTTCGGTGTGGTTTTTGCTCAAAAGTGATCTTTGTGCAAAAATGTCTCGTATAACACTTTgacaatattttgttattatacttacatatataaaattgcatttgatGTTATCAAAATAAAGATTTGTTTACTTCATATCGTATATATGCGAGTTATAAGTTTAATATATTTCTAATCAGTCGTGTCGTAAGTCGAATGAAATGTTTTTTCGTATTCAAAGTAAGTACACCTATTTGAATGTTTTGTGCTTCAAACCCAATGAATggactttttttttagaaaggGTATAGAAAGCACACGAAAGTTTAATTAGAAGTGAACCCATTGCACGACTGGATagtaaaactttttaataaataGCAATGCACGACTTTGGCTAGAGGATATTTCTTTGTCTCATATATATAGAAAGAGTTCAACTAATAGCTCAGTTATTCATTCACAATGTTTCATTCACTTGCAGTCCTCATATTGTTGTCGATAATCTGCTATAGTCATAGCCTTGGTTATCTACGCATAATGAACGGTTTGAGAGCCAAAGAAAGACAATTACCCTATCAAGTGGGTATAATAAGTTACTTTGATAATGCATTAAACGATGTAAGTTTATGTGGCGGAAGTATTTTAAATACCCAATGGATACTCACAGCTGCCCATTGTATGCAAGAACCAGATAGTAAACTGTAAGAAATCTAAAGAAATATTTGCAactttgaaaactattttgttgtttttcattaGAGTGAAAGTTTCTGTCTTTCTGGGCAGATCAAAAATGTCGGTGAATAAGGAGATTGCCATTAATATACGTGACATTAGAGTACACAAAAAGTTCAATCGTCTTTCTGTGGCTAATGATATTGCACTTATAAAATTGCCCAGacaattaaaattcaattcattgaTAAAACCCATCAAATTGCCATCAAACGCAAATGATGACTATACCAATAGAACAGCAATTTTCTCTGGTTGGGGACTAACTGCCAAACAAGAAGCAAGTGATAGTCTTCAATATCAAAGGGCTAAGGTCATTAGCAACGAGCAATGCGAGATGGAATGGAATCATCAACTTAAAAATGGGGCCAATAAACTTGTATTAAGCTCATTTATATGCATCGAATCTAACAATGGTTTACCTTGTCGCGGTGATTCAGGTGGTCCATTGGTTCTAGATGATGGTACCCGTACATTAATTGGAATTGTATCACATGGCTATGATGAGAAATGTCTTATGAAAGTTCCGGATATACTCACGCGTGTCTCGTCGTTTCTAGATTGGATTACCGAAGTGACTGAGggaaaattataaatgtttaaacctttacaaatttaaataaatgcgTGGGAATAtggtgtaaaaaaaaaactgggcTAAGAAAAAACCAATAAACTTTTGCTATACTCTTTATAACAAATTGTATTACAGCCATTGAATTTTACACAAATTGTATTTATGTTGAAGTTCCAAAGCAAAaggtaaacaaaaatttgttattctcgataaaaaatatttctagatCGATTGATTGATTTGAGGTCTTATAAACTTGACAACATGTTTGAGTACACCAAACATGGTGAAAGTGCCTTAGCCTCAAATGGGGTATAAAAGAAGACAAGTTAAGAGTCATTTGAGTTAGTTGAAAATGAAGTTTCTTCAAATATTATTGCTCAGTGTGGTCTTTGAGGGCCTACAAAGTTTCAATGTACAGGATGTACCCTATGAGGTATATATAGAATCGTGTCGTGGTACTATATTAACTAAAAATGCCATCTTAACAGCAGCCAGTTGCTTTGATGCCAAAAAGTAAGTTAAAGTAAAACACCAAAGTGTGATTTGttataaagaatttttaatttttgattgcAGAGAATACATTACCATCGATTTTGCATTAATAGATCGCAGTATCGTAACCTCAGAGTGGCAAACTATATCATTGCCTAATATACCCAAATATATAATCCTGCATGAGAATTATGTGCATGTTAGGCATCTAGAGAATGTAACTCTGTTTAACGATATTGCCCTAATTAAATTGCCTACAGATATGATGTTTACTAAGAGCATTGCCCCAGCCACACTGCCTTACAAACGTTTAAAGGACGATAACTTAAAGGATCTTACATTGAATATAACCAACTGGCAGCCAGCAAATGTTCATAGTTCTCATCTGCAAATCATATCGTCCAGTGAATGTAAAAAGTATATATCTCATCTGTTTGCCACACCTTCGTTACTCTGTGCCATTAATAACAATAGCCACGAGCATATCCACTTTCTGTCGGGTACTGCTTTAATCAATGCGAATAATTCCAATTTCATAGTCGGTTTTGTGGGTGGACCGAATAATAATTTGCAGCCTTTACGCCATGGACAAGCCCTGGTTTTCATTAGTTTGCCTTATTACTTTGATTGGATCGAAGAAAAACTATCAACAATTATCTTTCACTGACAATGAAGATTACGAGTCCATGATAGAGACATTTTTCACATATTGTAGATGTCTTGGAGTAAGTGGAGTGTCTTGGTCCTAACTTTGTGTCAAAAacatatttgtaattttttacaGATactgcaaaaaatattaagaatgTACTTTTTGAGCTATACTTAATAGAAAATTACTctgcaaaatatatataaaattaaattaactatCTATCTTATTATTTCCCATTTTTAAAGACCATCATTATTCCATTATCCTTGTAATGAAAGGCTTTTCTCTATATATTCTCCTTTAATTTGGTcgagaaaaacattttttatagtCTAAAAGATTTTTGAATTGTCTTGTAGTAGACTTAGTCGACATATTGAAACAGGAAGGATATTTCATCTACGTATTGCATACTTAAGTGGGCCAATTACTTTCCAAaagtttttcttaattttgggAGAAATCTGGTCTAAGTAAATGGCATTCAGTTTTTCATTACGAACTCcgtttaaactaaaaaatattgccaaaaaaaaacatgacgATCGCTGATTTAAGTATTAAAGACCCCGCCCCCATTCCCCTTGTCTATCTATATAGAGTATTTAGtaatacatttttgtttcttttcaaACGTGTGCTTTATTCTTATTACTCAATACAAACTGTCATACACTTTCACTTTCGTTTCATttgatcttttttttttcttttttttttttttagctttttttgtttttgttttttttcttttgtcataattttatttgttgctaaatttatttaatgtttaatgtttattttgtGACTTTGAcggtgtgtgttgttgttgttgctgttactgAATGTCATTTATGATACTTAATGTTgcttttttcattgttttgtgGGCATTTCGTTTACTTTCGTTAAAGTGATTAATGATTTAATCGTGATTGATTTGTTAAtgatttgtatttaaattttttcattttttttttttttgtttacttttttgctattttataaatgcaattttcatcGAAGATAAAAACATATGTTTACTGAGCTGCGGCGGCTGCTGAATGAAATTTgttcattaaattttgtttcatttcttttttttttttgttttgttttttttttgttatttttggttggttcttttaacatTAGAATAGAATATAGAGAAATATATGTacaggaaaagaaaaatgaaaatgaacaatttttatttttgtttctttggaaaagctatataacatttttcattcttggtttttcttttttatttcttagggtttttgtttttattatttttacttattttttccAACAAAGCGAATTAGGAATTCcgaataaaataattaaatttattaggCGGTTGCTGCAATTTGTATAGAATTTCATTTGTTAaagttattttgtttttatacccttacaGTAGATCCAAAAGTGGGGCAAAAAAATGGAAgtaaattataaacaaaatctCTCTGAATAAAAGAGGTTTAAAAGTGTTTACCCAAGAAAAGCTAAGatacgattttttttttgtatatatgtcgATCACAAAAACTAGAATTTAGAAAGGATGTGAGgaacaaaaaaagtttattttgtaATGGGAGAGAGTCCTTTTAAATCTAGAGCCTGGCGTAgaactgcaagggtatataaatattCGGTTTTCCGAATTTAATGTTTCATTTTCttattaaaaaatcaaaaaaaaaaattcctatatttttattttttgtagtttttaagtaaattatatatatttgtttttttgtttttgtttagtgttttttgttttcgttttgcattcaactattttgaaatatatatgtatcatATTGTTTGTATGTCTCATATGcaactatttatttatttctttgtttttgttttgtttttgaagtaTTACTACGTGGAATAAAAAGTCTGTGAACCGAATTCATCGACTATAATTTGAGTTAACAAATCGAGAACTCAGGACTTTTCATTCCACATAGTATTTGAGAAACCATTTCTCAtgatgttttttgttttttacgtTTGATTGGAAATGTTTCTATTAAGTATAAATTTGTTTGTCGTATAAAATGtggttgtttttggtttttgttgttattgtgggAATAATTATAACATAcgcaaaatatattttttatatatatatatatattttgttgcttCTTATTTGATTATCTCTtaactagtttttttttcctttattggggatttcttttcttttgctaaACTTGTTAATGAAACAGTAACTTTCAGTCATCGTTTGTGTCCAAACCAAAACTGCAAAATGAACTGCTTGCCTAGAgattagtaaaaaaaaaaacataaaaaatattggCTTAAAAACTATATTCCATAATAGTTCAGAGTATAGCAGAGTATTTGAATTGAGTCTTATAACATTGATTTTGTCGAATATTGAATCCTAAGCCCCAGATAAGTAGTGAATTTTGCAGTTTTGGCTTGAAACATAATAATACATACAATACgtacaatatttttgttttttgttcgttttttttgttttgttttgttttgtttttttggttttaatatGAGCTTTGTGTTGAGAAGGGCTGCAATATCCAATGTTTGCCCTGGCTTCGGTTCGAGATCGATTGAAACAGGCAACGATGTTGCAGCTCCTAGTGCTTAATGCATAAAAGAATGCATTTCTTATATAGTGTGTCGTGTTTATATCATATCatatcatttatatatatatatatatatatatatttgtttagtatAAAAGCTAAAACTTGTTACCTTTTCCGCTGCTTATGAAAAAAATTTGCCTTTTGTCTTACAAAAAATGTGTTTCAACTAAATTTGATtcttatcatcatcattcacttggttttttcctttgtttgttttttttttattttgtttttttggcagtttttgtttgttgacatgtttttagatatacatatgtatatatgtacatatatatatatatatattttattttgtggtttgttgctgcttttgttatagttaattaatttatatttaggTATATGCTAAGCAACTAACATTGGACCTTTCCATTGCGCGACGCACTATATAAGAAAATCTAGCTacttgattattattattattatgtatatgcatgttatgtatatatatatatatatatctatacttatatatatatatatatatgtaaataaatatagatataACTGAACTGCAGAGATCAATTTACAGTCCTgatatacacatacatttatacatgtatatatatatatatatatacaatatatatatatatatatacaaatgtttcTATTGGTATTATATAATgctttttcgttttcgttctttaaatgtttagttaaatttaaaaaaaaaatacaaatatatatatttataaatttatatatatcgaATCAACTCCATGCTTCAAAAACCATTTTATACACCGAAAATGAACACTGCCTGAACGGAAAGTAGTAGTATATCGAAATGATCTGATCACTTAACTGCTGCCTCATCGTATAGCCGAACAGAATGATTATGACTAGAACAAGAACAACTCCAATTATGGCCAGTAGTagttgaaataaaaatcatcaGTCGCACTCTGGCCCCTCAGAGAAATGGCCACGCACATCGAGTGCCGATGCCAATTGAAAGATAATGTGTGATAGCGATGGATGCTCCAGCAGCTCATTTGCTGGCAATTGTGGTTCACATCGTGGCCTCATATGTCGTCCACGGAAACCTCGATGTAAACGTAATACCACATCACAGAAGACAAAACGTAAAATGAGCGTACGTAGAAAATCATCGCCAAAGAACTGAACATAAGAGGAGTCTATATCGTGAAGAGGAgggttggaaaaaaaaacaaagtttcaTTATACACAAAGTCAAGTCAAACACATATGTTTTAAGAATTGTTGAGAGTTCACTTACCTATAAAACCAATGCCCTGTT
It encodes the following:
- the LOC6638952 gene encoding transmembrane emp24 domain-containing protein B; this encodes MRLTWQRRDDGLSIYLLLTICFILCGYLIDTSCGQEAQQPWYENLPAVAMDYKVHIDAGKEDCYHQYVQAGATFYVSFSVVRGGDGMAGFAVRNPAGEIVKPYQWQATADYTDQVSPGGYYSVCIDNQFSRFAGKLVNIYITVVKYDAWDKYAKEIEQLQLNMQNFTATIGTVERNINDMLGYQAHSRHREARDYALLLDNNSYIQTFSVSQIVVILITCSIQVFFVRKLFDVKSNSKSRI
- the LOC6638951 gene encoding galactose mutarotase — translated: MVHVKKDIFATSALNPFTKRTENITRFTLSNYYGMSVQIITLGATITSIKYPDVNGQIDDVCLGFDDLAGYQSTRNPYFGASIGRVCNRVANGRFRLDGKVIEVSKNRDNKFQLHGGFVGFDKAHWEVEKVLPDGVILKHINPDGHEGYPGQVTVLATFRLGEDNCLTVSFQAETTKPTPINLTNHAYFNLAGHKSGAKGLYEHTVEINAFGITETDTDSIPTGEITPLEGSPYNLQVAANLGDRLALIHPALGFDDNYCVKSEPSQPWNFVARVSHPAKGRWLEVVSNQPGVQFYTSNFMPDVERGEVPIPGKDNAAYAKHGAFCLETQKYPDSVNHSNFPTTIVRPGEQYNHEIIYKFGVVFAQK
- the LOC111519417 gene encoding chymotrypsinogen A; this translates as MFFRIQILILLSIICYSHSLGYLRIMNGLRAKERQLPYQVGIISYFDNALNDVSLCGGSILNTQWILTAAHCMQEPDSKLVKVSVFLGRSKMSVNKEIAINIRDIRVHKKFNRLSVANDIALIKLPRQLKFNSLIKPIKLPSNANDDYTNRTAIFSGWGLTAKQEASDSLQYQRAKVISNEQCEMEWNHQLKNGANKLVLSSFICIESNNGLPCRGDSGGPLVLDDGTRTLIGIVSHGYDEKCLMKVPDILTRVSSFLDWITEVTEGKL